Proteins from a single region of Neodiprion virginianus isolate iyNeoVirg1 chromosome 4, iyNeoVirg1.1, whole genome shotgun sequence:
- the LOC124302456 gene encoding uncharacterized protein LOC124302456 isoform X5 — protein sequence MDNLGNWTNGIINVTTPVPGRNSVSSLSSSEPVDKLLIIAPSLVVVNQDLRWIFLLHTYGFACLFFVLSFYTFFSILNLRSLISSRPFMSTINVFLCLLGASRSGCLFIDPYNLKETMPRVIGSIMWDIGFPCVTSAFCLIQLAFLQLTQLKFGPEKLQKESCLSLIITAHFSCIIASDGVLAFHNHYIAKYVIQTIFLVWSIMLYLTFLHAGYKVMHLLRTVPNSMLTRDNSHMNQKGIMQLAMLAPYNNLATSVAAALVPTLLGPKLRASDDNNVPGSIAKDSEHNQSLKAHPTNIATKNLESNRKDPVASSTALGIQLPPSTQANQPIPAISTVPEVYVRPPTPTPSTANLPIITVSSPSRRSSLASRRGSDISGSSRRNSECSVRFINEEQISPSTESRRNSEFNIKQPTNSERPRTPESILRRHSENITPASSTKDLRRCSDFTHEKNRSSQFATKLRRNSDFGNRTPKRLLLTEEQRLPSVLDHSPTGSRRNSDIGSLMTTTKLDSRRNSEFSCRRNSEFFQIKPLIINRRSSDISIRTLDKSPTHYNSIVPENPELQEKSESDSDQPDCNEKAALMNNKLTHNKCNEKDEITKTRKKNLSWKNDKYKDDPEEITAESSLLPDNATTEGRITMSFRGLILHFTQY from the exons ATGGACAACCTGGGTAATTGGACTAACG GTATTATCAATGTGACAACACCAGTACCAGGGAGAAATAGCGTATCCAGTTTATCAAGTTCAGAACCAGTTGACAAGCTATTGATCATCGCACCTTCATTGGTGGTGGTGAACCAGGATTTACGATGGATATTCTTATTACACACCTATGGTTTTGCGTGCCTCTTTTTTGTCCTCAGCTTCTACACATTTTTCTCCATACTAAATTTAAG ATCTCTTATTTCAAGTCGCCCCTTTATGTCAACTATAAATGTATTCCTTTGCTTACTCGGTGCTTCGAGGTCTGGTTGTCTATTCATAGATCCATACAATCTTAAAGAG ACCATGCCTCGAGTTATTGGCTCAATAATGTGGGACATCGGATTTCCATGTGTGACTTCTGCTTTTTGCCTGATACAACTGGCTTTTCTTCAACTAACACAG CTCAAGTTTGGTCCTGAAAAGCTGCAGAAAGAATCTTGTCTAAGTCTAATAATTACGGCTCATTTCTCCTGCATTATAGCAAGCGATGGCGTCCTTGCCTTTCACAATCATTACATAGCCAAGTATGTGATTCAAACTATATTCCTTGTATGGAGTATTATGCTGTATTTGACTTTTTTGCATGCTGGCTACAAAGTCATGCATTTACTAAGAACTGTGCCAAATAGTATGCTAACGCGGGATAATTCTCACATGAATCAAAAAG GAATAATGCAGCTTGCTATGCTTGCGCCTTACAATAATTTAGCTACCTCTGTGGCCGCGGCGCTTGTACCAACTCTACTTGGGCCAAAGCTGCGAGCGTCTGACGATAATAATGTGCCTGGAAGTATAGCTAAAGATTCTGAGCATAATCAAAGCTTGAAAG CTCACCCGACAAACATAGCGACAAAGAACCTGGAATCTAATCGCAAAGATCCAGTTGCTTCGTCAACCGCTTTGGGTATTCAGTTACCACCGTCAACGCAAGCTAATCAACCAATACCAGCGATATCTACTGTGCCGGAAGTTTATGTCAGACCACCCACTCCAACACCGTCAACTGCCAATCTACCGATCATTACAGTTTCAAGCCCAAGCCGACGAAGTTCATTGGCAAGTAGGAGAGGGAGTGACATTTCTGGGTCATCTAGACGTAACTCTGAGTGCAGCGTTAGATTCATCAACGAAGAACAGATATCACCTTCTACAGAATCACGACGCAATTCGGAGTTCAACATTAAGCAGCCAACCAATTCAGAAAGACCACGGACACCGGAAAGTATATTACGAAGACATTCAGAAAATATTACACCTGCTAGTAGCACCAAAGACCTGAGAAGATGCTCAGATTTCACTCACGAAAAAAATCGCAGCTCCCAATTCGCAACCAAGTTGAGACGGAATAGTGACTTTGGTAACAGAACACCGAAAAGATTGCTTTTAACTGAAGAACAGAGACTGCCTAGCGTGCTGGATCATAGCCCTACAG GTTCGAGACGGAATTCGGACATAGGCAGTTTGATGACGACAACAAAATTAGACTCTCGTAGAAACTCAGAATTCTCCTGTCGAcggaattccgaatttttccAGATCAAGCCTTTGATAATAAATCGTCGGAGTAGTGACATAAGTATTAGAACACTGGATAAAAGTCCGACACACTATAATAGCATTGTCCCTGAAAATCCTGAGCTACAAGAAAAATCAGAATCCGATTCTGATCAACCAGATTGCAACGAGAAGGCGGCattgatgaataataaactGACACACAACAAATGCAATGAAAAGGATGAAATTACTaagacgaggaaaaaaaatttgtcatgGAAAAATGACAAGTATAAAGACGATCCCGAAGAGATTACAGCAGAAAGCAGTTTACTGCCAGATAATGCAACAACGGAAGGCAGAATCACG ATGTCTTTCAGGGGGCTGATTTTACACTTCACTCAATATTAA